A stretch of DNA from Flavobacteriaceae bacterium MAR_2009_75:
CTGACAGACCTGGTGTGTTGACCAATGATTTCTTCTCTAACATTCTTGACCTTGATACGGTTTGGAGTGCTACCGACGATAATGAAACTTCGTTCGAGGGTAGAAAATCGGGATCTGATGGCGTTGTCGCTACGGGTACAAGGGTCGATCTTATATTTGGTTCTAATTCAGAGCTTAGAGCTTTGGCCGAGGTGTATGCTTGTGATGATTCAAAACAAAAATTCGTGAATGATTTTGTTACCGCATGGAACAAGGTGATGAATTTAGATCGTTTTGATTTAGCATAGCCATTTGATGTGATTTCTAATGGTTTGGGTGATGCCGTTCTGGTATCACCCTTTTTTTATGCTTGTTAATGTAGGTCTCTAAAAGAAAAAAATAAGATTTAAAATCTAAAGTTGAGTCCACTGTAAACCCCTACGGTGAAAGGTCTAAAGTCTCCCGAAACCTCAGAGAAGGTATTCAATTGATATTTAAAGACCGGCTCAACATTAAACTGAATGGCGGGTGTAAACTTGTAATTGACCCCAAAACCAATATTGGTGCTGAAATTAATGTCATTAACATTATTAGCTTCACCAACCTCGGTAGTAAGGTCTCCTGAAGTCAAGGTAACCGAATTGTCCAATAGAAAGAGTGAACTGATGCCGCCCACGATATTCACGCCAAACTTACGATCTAACAATGCGTAGTCAAGTTCTAAGGGTACTTCAAGATACCCTAATTGTTGCGCCATAGAACCGGTGCGAGAAGGGGCACTGGCATTACTTACGTCTAATGCTAAATCGTTCAAGGGCCTCGATAGACTTGAAAATGTAGCTATTTCACTATCAACAACTATATTTTTGGCCGTAGGGGTGTAGTTGATGTTCTTAATCTGCTCGGTAGATGAAGCTTCTAGGGTAGAGGTGAAGGCCACATTATCAGTGTCATAACCATAATTTACCTTGTGAATACCGGAACGCACCTTCAATTTCTCGTTAATTTGATAAGCTACACCTAGTCCGTAACTCAAATTGGTGTTTCCTGATTTGGAGTTTTGATTAAAAGCGGAATGTATTGGCGATCCATTACCAGCTCCATTAAAATATACAGGCGCAACACTCGGGCCTGCAGACCACTTGCTGTGAGCCACCTCCGCAAGAGCTTCTTTTTCTTCATTTTGTTCTTCAATAGCATCTAGAATAGACTTTTTTTGATTGGCCTCTTCCAGTAATACTTCGGCTTCTTCATTCTTTACAACTACCTGTTCTTCTGAATCAAGTGATTTTTGCCTTGATTCTAAATCTTCAACATTATCATCTTCAGTTTTGGGTGTCGAAAATGCAACTTCTTTCCTATCCGTATTTTTGTTGAACGAATCTTCATCAGATTTTGTCAAATTAGAGTTGATGATATCTGAATCCGTTTGACTCAAAGAATTTTGTTCTTCGATAGAGCTGGCCAACTTTTCGCCCTTTTCCCTCTTTGGGTTAGATGAGTTTGATTGGGCCAACTGACTTTTTGTAGCGCTAGAACTTAAGCTCTGCTCAGAATTCGAAGTACTTTGCTTTGAATTTAATTGGTCAACGTTTTGCTCAACCAATGAATTAGCCCCTTTTTTCGATTGTGAGGTACTGTTGGAGTCTTCTAGTGGGCCATTACTTTTAACGACCGTATTGCTTTCTTTTTTATCGGAAGGCGTTAGGGCATTATTGTTTTTATCTTTTTGGTTCGACTCAACATTTGTAATGTTCGGTATATTTTCTGTATTGTGGTTCAAGGGGTTGAAAACCATCAGAGCTATTGCCAAGAGGGCGGCAACACCGCCTAATGTCCACCAAAGTGGCACTACCCGCTTTTTCTTTCTTTTGTCTAAAGAAGTTTCGATGGCATGCCAGACTTTTTCGTCTGGCGCCTCCCCGAAGTCTTTAAACCGCTCTTGAAAGAGGTTGTCTAAATTTTTTTTGCTCATTTTTCAATGTCTTAGGTGGTATTTTGGTGTTTTTTGATGTCTTATTTTTCATAGGTCGACCTACATAATTTTTTCAAAAAAGAAAAGCAGTAGACCTATGATGGCTTGATTATGCGAGGTTTCTATACGTTCTTTTAAAATTTGTCTTGCCCTCGCCAAATTAGATTTTGACGTTCCCGCCGAGGTACCTAACAACTCACTGATTTCTTTATGCGAATATCCATCGAGCACATATAGATTGAACGTAAGCCTATATTTATTGGGCAGCTCTTGTATATATGTGAGCAAGGTGCTTAAACCGATATCTGAATATCCTCCGTCTATTTCTTCGTCGGTTTCAGTGTTGTCGGTGACCAAGGTCATATATTCTTCTTTTCTGTACTTCTGCAATACAGTGTTTACCGTGATACGCTTGAGCCAACCTTCAAACGAACCTTTCGATTTAAATTGCCCGATTTTTTCATAAATCACCATAAAACTGTCATGAAGGTTGTCTTCAGCCTCCGCTTTGTTGCGTGAGTACTTGAGGCAGATACCGAACAATGTTTTGGAGTAGTTCCTGTACAGTTGTTCTTGGGCCTGCCTATTTCCTTTTTTACAGTTTTTTATGAGCTCTTCTAGACTCAATTTTCTGGTTAGATTATTAAATTCGGAAAATGGGATGTTATTTCACCGGTACCTCGACTTCTATAAATTCAGGGTCTCCATTCTCATTGTTCCCGGTATAAAATTTAAAAATATAAGGTTTGGTATAAATCACTTCAAATTGAAACGAGTCCGTAATTTCTTCTGCTATTTCTTCACAAGTATCATTGTCTAGAACGATACCAATATGAGAAACTGTTCTAACGTTCGTCGAATCAGTCGTTGATTGCCTTACATCAAATCGATCTGCCAATGTGCAGTCATCTGGTCGTAATAAATCTACGCTAATATTATAAATCTGGCCATATTCAAAGGTATCAGGTACTTGAGCATTAACAATTTCTAGGGGAGCATAATGAAAATTGGCTCCATCATCATCTAAACTACAAGAGGCGAAACCTACGGCAATGGCTGCCGAAGATAAAAGATAATACAATCGCTTCATAACACGTCAATTTTTTTCAATAGATGAAAAAAAGACGCAATGGTTGCGTTTTTCGGGTGTTAGGGTTTCAAAATTAACTTCTCTTTAGTAGAATTGAAGTTGATTAGACGTTGAAATACGAAAATTCAAAAAAAAGCTGAAACTAAATGGCATGCCATGCCTATTCTGCTAAGGCTCCAATAGCTTCCCTGATCTTGCCATCCAATTCTTCTAAAAGCTCAGGGTTGTCTAGCAAAAGAGATTTAACAGCATCTCTACCTTGCCCTAGTTTTGTGTCGCCATAGCTGAACCAAGAACCACTTTTCTTGACAATTTCATACTGAACTCCTAAATCGATGATTTCACCAACTTTAGATATTCCCTCCCCGTACATAATGTCGAATTCTGTAGTTCGAAAAGGTGGTGCCACTTTGTTCTTTACTACTTTCACGCGGGTTTTATTACCTTGAACATCACCGTCGGTATTTTTTATTTGCGTCGACCTTCTAATATCTAATCGTACAGAGGCATAAAATTTTAAGGCGTTACCACCAGTGGTTGTTTCCGGATTACCGAACATTACCCCAATTTTTTCACGCAATTGGTTAATGAAGATAACTGTACAATGTGTTTTACTGATCGACCCCGTCAGTTTACGAAGGGCCTGAGACATCAATCGAGCATGTAGGCCCATTTTTGAATCGCCCATTTCACCTTCAATTTCACTTTTTGGGGTCAGAGCCGCAACGGAGTCAATGACCACAATATCTATAGCGCCTGAGCGAATAAGGTTATCTGCAATTTCGAGCGCTTGTTCTCCATTATCAGGCTGGGATATAATTAGATTGTCGATATCGACCCCTAATTTTTGAGCATAAAAACGGTCAAAAGCATGTTCCGCATCAATGAAAGCGGCTATGCCTCCTTTTTTTTGCGCTTCGGCCATAGCGTGAAGGGTTAAGGTCGTTTTACCCGATGATTCCGGACCATATATTTCAATCACCCTACCTCGCGGATAACCACCAACGCCTAAAGCAATATCAAGACCAAGAGACCCAGATGGTATCACCTCTACATCTGCGACCACGCTATCACCCATTTTCATTACGGCTCCTTTGCCGTAGGTTTTATCTAGTTTATCTAGCGTTAATTTTAGTGCTTTAAGTTTAGCGTCTTTTTCCGATTCCGAGCTCATATTTTTCAAATTAGGGACGCTAAATTACCATTTCTTTTTGCATTAAACCAGTCATCTACTACATTTTCTATGGCCTTGCTGTTTATTGGGATTGGCACGATTTTAATAAAATTTCTTCCGCTTTACGCAACCTTTTTAAGTTAATGTCATCTATACTGTAAACACTATTCCGATTTATCGGGAACTAACTCAAACATCATTTCCCATTTAGTGTTGGGAGCAACGATGGCCACTTCCTTTATTGTGTTTTCGAAAGAATGCTATGAAGAAGATGAACGGAATGGCCGATAAAGAGCCTTGATAGTCTATCGGGGCTCTTTTTTATTGGTTTAAAGCCTTGAATTGGTTAGTTTTGCAACCAATTTTTGAATCCTTTAAATAACTTAAAATCGTTCGTATAGCATGCAACTGTACAATACTTTAAGTGCTAAGGAAAGAGCTGCGCTTATCGAAGAAGCCGGGCAAGATCGCCTGACTATCTCTTTCTATCAATATGCACACATTGGCAACCCTGAAATTTTTAGAAATCATCTTTTCATTACATGGAACGAACTTGACGTTTTAGGCCGTATTTATGTGGCCCACGAAGGTATAAATGCTCAACTATCGATTCCTGCTGAGAATTTCGAATCTTTTAAAGTGCATTTAGATAGCATCTCTTTTTTAGAAAATGTACGCCTGAACATAGCCATTGAGCAAGACAATCTTTCTTTTTTGAAGTTAAAAGTCAAGGTCAGAAAAAAGATTGTAGCTGACGGACTTAACGACAATTCTTTTGATGTAACGGACAAAGGAATTCACGTTGGTGCTGAACAATTTAATGAGTTGCTAGAAGACCCCGATACGATTTTGGTCGATATGCGTAACCATTATGAAAGTGAAATAGGTCACTTTAAAAATGCGATTACCCCAGATGTCGATACCTTTAGAGCCTCTTTGGATATTATTGAAAAAGACCTAAAAAATCATAAAGAAGACAAGAAGCTGGTCATGTATTGCACCGGTGGTATACGATGTGAAAAAGCCAGCGCCTACTATAAATACAAAGGTTTCAAGCAGGTTTATCAATTAGAGGGCGGTATCATTGATTACGCAAGGCAAGTCGAAAGCAAAAACCTTGAAAATAAATTCTTGGGTAAAAATTTTGTTTTCGACCACCGTAGGAGTGAACGTATTTCTGAAGATGTTATCGCGCAATGTCATCAATGCGGTAAGGCTTGTGATACGCATGTGAACTGTGCCAATGAGGCTTGCCATTTACTTTTTATTCAATGTGAAGAATGTGGTTCAAAAATGGACAATTGTTGTTCTGACCCCTGTAAAGAGGTGAATGCGCTACCCTTTGAAGAGCAGAAAAAACTGAGAAAAGGTAGAGGTGCAAGCAATAAAATTTTTAAGAAAGGTCGTTCTGAGGTTTTAAAGTTTAAGCAATAGCTTACTTGAATACTTAACTTTCTTCACAACGAGTTAAAAATTTGATACCTTTACATGTAAATTTAATATGAACCCCTTCCCGATATTCCCTTCGAAATAATCGGGATCAAGATATAAAATATGGGCTGTAGCAGTTGTTCGACCGGTAAGGACGGACAACCTCGTGGATGCAAGAATAACGGAACTTGTGGTACCGATGGTTGTAATAAATTAACGGTCTTTGATTGGCTTTCCAACATGTCGCTTCCTAGTGGCCAAAAACCTTTTGATTGTGTAGAAGTCCGTTTTAAGAACAGTCGAAAAGAGTTTTTTCGGAATACTGAAAACCTTTCCCTTTCTATTGGTGATGTCGTAGCGACACAGGCCCAATCCGGTCACGATATCGGTATGGTCACTCTGGTCGGTGAATTGGTCAAAGTACAGATGAAACGTAAAAAGGTAGACTTCAAAGATGAAGCGCTTCCTAAGGTGTACCGTAAAGCATCTCAAAGCGATATCGACAAGT
This window harbors:
- a CDS encoding outer membrane protein with beta-barrel domain; its protein translation is MSKKNLDNLFQERFKDFGEAPDEKVWHAIETSLDKRKKKRVVPLWWTLGGVAALLAIALMVFNPLNHNTENIPNITNVESNQKDKNNNALTPSDKKESNTVVKSNGPLEDSNSTSQSKKGANSLVEQNVDQLNSKQSTSNSEQSLSSSATKSQLAQSNSSNPKREKGEKLASSIEEQNSLSQTDSDIINSNLTKSDEDSFNKNTDRKEVAFSTPKTEDDNVEDLESRQKSLDSEEQVVVKNEEAEVLLEEANQKKSILDAIEEQNEEKEALAEVAHSKWSAGPSVAPVYFNGAGNGSPIHSAFNQNSKSGNTNLSYGLGVAYQINEKLKVRSGIHKVNYGYDTDNVAFTSTLEASSTEQIKNINYTPTAKNIVVDSEIATFSSLSRPLNDLALDVSNASAPSRTGSMAQQLGYLEVPLELDYALLDRKFGVNIVGGISSLFLLDNSVTLTSGDLTTEVGEANNVNDINFSTNIGFGVNYKFTPAIQFNVEPVFKYQLNTFSEVSGDFRPFTVGVYSGLNFRF
- a CDS encoding recombination protein RecA codes for the protein MSSESEKDAKLKALKLTLDKLDKTYGKGAVMKMGDSVVADVEVIPSGSLGLDIALGVGGYPRGRVIEIYGPESSGKTTLTLHAMAEAQKKGGIAAFIDAEHAFDRFYAQKLGVDIDNLIISQPDNGEQALEIADNLIRSGAIDIVVIDSVAALTPKSEIEGEMGDSKMGLHARLMSQALRKLTGSISKTHCTVIFINQLREKIGVMFGNPETTTGGNALKFYASVRLDIRRSTQIKNTDGDVQGNKTRVKVVKNKVAPPFRTTEFDIMYGEGISKVGEIIDLGVQYEIVKKSGSWFSYGDTKLGQGRDAVKSLLLDNPELLEELDGKIREAIGALAE
- a CDS encoding UPF0176 protein codes for the protein MQLYNTLSAKERAALIEEAGQDRLTISFYQYAHIGNPEIFRNHLFITWNELDVLGRIYVAHEGINAQLSIPAENFESFKVHLDSISFLENVRLNIAIEQDNLSFLKLKVKVRKKIVADGLNDNSFDVTDKGIHVGAEQFNELLEDPDTILVDMRNHYESEIGHFKNAITPDVDTFRASLDIIEKDLKNHKEDKKLVMYCTGGIRCEKASAYYKYKGFKQVYQLEGGIIDYARQVESKNLENKFLGKNFVFDHRRSERISEDVIAQCHQCGKACDTHVNCANEACHLLFIQCEECGSKMDNCCSDPCKEVNALPFEEQKKLRKGRGASNKIFKKGRSEVLKFKQ
- a CDS encoding RNA polymerase sigma-70 factor (ECF subfamily); protein product: MSLEELIKNCKKGNRQAQEQLYRNYSKTLFGICLKYSRNKAEAEDNLHDSFMVIYEKIGQFKSKGSFEGWLKRITVNTVLQKYRKEEYMTLVTDNTETDEEIDGGYSDIGLSTLLTYIQELPNKYRLTFNLYVLDGYSHKEISELLGTSAGTSKSNLARARQILKERIETSHNQAIIGLLLFFFEKIM